A window from Variovorax sp. PBL-E5 encodes these proteins:
- the dcd gene encoding dCTP deaminase → MSIKSDKWIRRMAEQTGMIEPFEPGQIRERDGHRIISYGTSSYGYDIRCAPEFKVFTNIHSTVVDPKNFDEKSFVDMHGEFCIIPPNSFALARTVEYFRIPRNVLTICLGKSTYARCGIIVNVTPFEPEWEGYVTLEFSNTTPLPAKIYAGEGCAQVLFFESDEVCETSYKDRGGKYQGQRGVTLPKA, encoded by the coding sequence ATGAGCATCAAGAGCGACAAGTGGATCCGGCGCATGGCCGAGCAGACCGGCATGATCGAGCCCTTCGAACCGGGCCAGATCCGAGAACGGGACGGCCACCGGATCATCAGCTACGGCACCTCGAGCTACGGCTACGACATCCGCTGCGCGCCCGAGTTCAAGGTCTTCACCAACATCCACAGCACGGTGGTCGACCCGAAGAACTTCGACGAGAAGAGCTTCGTCGACATGCACGGCGAGTTCTGCATCATCCCGCCCAACAGTTTCGCGCTGGCGCGCACGGTCGAGTATTTCCGCATCCCGCGCAACGTGCTCACCATCTGCCTGGGCAAAAGCACCTATGCGCGCTGCGGCATCATCGTCAACGTCACGCCCTTCGAACCCGAATGGGAAGGCTACGTCACGCTGGAGTTCAGCAACACCACGCCGCTGCCGGCCAAGATCTATGCGGGCGAGGGTTGCGCCCAGGTGCTGTTCTTCGAAAGCGACGAGGTCTGCGAGACCAGTTACAAGGACCGCGGCGGCAAATATCAAGGGCAACGCGGGGTGACCTTGCCCAAAGCCTGA
- a CDS encoding hemolysin family protein, translating to MDVLLLALLTTLNAAFAMSEMALSTSRRARLMALAETGDAGAAAALKLMEDPTQFLSSVQIGITSIGMLSGIVGEAAFAAPLSVWMETIGMGARTASIASTAVVVSCITFFTIIFGELVPKRIGQLYPEPVARFVARPMRSLATAAKPFVLLLSGATAATLKLLRIDSNAARVVTEEEISASLEEGVDAGVIEMHEHQMVRNVFHLDDRRLSSLMIPRADIEWLEASFTVAQALQQVSAAGALNLVHSWYPVCRNSLDDVTGVISVAHLLTLGTAHAEAIEHATQPAVFVPETLTGMELLEQFRERAGRLVFVVDEYGVVQGLMTPRDLLEAITGELQVATHAEAWARERDDGVWELDGLMPVSELRARLGIRELPEEERGRYNTVAGLLMFVSGHLPAAGERIECAGWCFEVVALDGKRIDRVLAYPDASADDLAP from the coding sequence ATGGATGTTCTCCTGCTGGCCTTGCTGACGACGCTCAATGCGGCGTTCGCGATGTCCGAAATGGCGCTTTCGACCAGCCGCCGGGCACGCCTGATGGCGCTCGCCGAAACCGGAGATGCGGGCGCCGCCGCGGCGCTCAAGCTGATGGAGGATCCGACCCAGTTCCTGTCCAGCGTACAGATCGGCATCACCTCGATCGGCATGCTGAGCGGCATCGTGGGCGAGGCCGCCTTCGCGGCACCGCTTTCGGTCTGGATGGAAACGATCGGCATGGGCGCGCGCACGGCCAGCATTGCGTCGACGGCGGTGGTGGTGAGCTGCATCACCTTCTTCACCATCATCTTCGGCGAGCTCGTTCCCAAGCGCATCGGCCAGCTCTATCCCGAGCCGGTGGCGCGTTTCGTCGCGCGGCCGATGCGCAGCCTCGCCACTGCCGCCAAGCCCTTCGTGCTGCTGCTGTCGGGCGCGACCGCCGCCACGCTGAAGCTGCTGCGCATCGACTCCAACGCGGCGCGCGTCGTGACCGAGGAAGAGATCTCCGCCAGCCTGGAGGAGGGCGTCGATGCCGGCGTCATCGAGATGCACGAGCACCAGATGGTGCGCAATGTGTTCCACCTCGACGACCGCCGACTGTCTTCGCTGATGATTCCGCGCGCCGACATCGAATGGCTCGAAGCCTCCTTCACCGTCGCACAGGCGCTGCAGCAGGTGTCGGCCGCGGGCGCGCTCAATCTCGTCCACTCCTGGTATCCGGTGTGCCGCAATTCGCTCGACGACGTGACCGGCGTGATCAGCGTCGCGCACTTGCTCACGCTCGGCACCGCGCATGCCGAAGCCATCGAGCACGCGACGCAGCCGGCCGTGTTCGTGCCGGAGACGCTGACCGGCATGGAACTGCTCGAACAGTTCCGCGAGCGCGCCGGCCGCCTGGTGTTCGTGGTCGACGAATACGGCGTGGTGCAGGGCTTGATGACGCCGCGCGACCTGCTCGAGGCCATCACTGGCGAACTGCAGGTCGCCACCCACGCCGAGGCCTGGGCTCGCGAACGTGACGATGGCGTGTGGGAGCTTGACGGTCTGATGCCGGTGTCCGAGCTGCGCGCGCGGCTCGGCATCCGCGAGCTGCCCGAGGAAGAGCGCGGACGTTACAACACCGTCGCCGGCCTGTTGATGTTCGTCTCGGGGCATCTGCCTGCCGCCGGCGAGCGCATCGAATGCGCGGGCTGGTGCTTCGAGGTGGTGGCGCTCGACGGCAAGCGCATCGACCGCGTGCTGGCCTACCCCGACGCCAGCGCCGACGACCTCGCGCCCTGA
- the guaD gene encoding guanine deaminase: MQAYRASLLRFDDTGRPVFDEDGLLVVGPDAAGRQRVQDAGAYATVAARHPGVAVTHWPGRILAPGFVDMHIHFPQTDIIGAPSDGLLPWLENYTFPAESRFADPAHAAEVAEVFFDELMRNGVTTSLTFATSHPASVQAFFASAKRRQLRMITGKVLQDRHSPDGVRDDTERSLTDTEALIRQWHNVDRLGYAITPRFAPTSTDAQLRGAGELAAKYPDTWVHSHVAENKDEVKWARELFPRARSYLDVYAGFGLMRERAVYAHCIHFDDDDRRLMRETKTATAVSPTSNLFLGSGFFDFEGADRIGYRYGLASDVGGGTSFCPFATMLAAYYAGREGQTKPGISIPPSQLWWRHTAGAAHALGLDGVVGNLQPGCEADFIVIDPKATPLLARKTSLANSLEELLFSMIVLGDDRLIERTVISQAIDA, translated from the coding sequence ATGCAAGCGTACCGTGCCTCACTTCTGCGATTCGACGATACCGGCCGGCCGGTCTTTGACGAGGACGGCCTGCTGGTGGTCGGACCGGACGCGGCCGGCCGCCAGCGCGTGCAGGACGCCGGTGCGTACGCAACGGTTGCGGCCCGTCATCCGGGCGTGGCCGTCACCCACTGGCCGGGCCGCATCCTGGCGCCGGGCTTCGTGGACATGCACATCCACTTCCCGCAGACCGACATCATCGGCGCGCCGTCGGACGGCCTCCTGCCCTGGCTCGAGAACTACACCTTCCCGGCCGAGAGCCGCTTCGCCGACCCGGCCCATGCGGCCGAGGTGGCCGAGGTGTTCTTCGACGAGCTGATGCGCAACGGCGTCACCACCTCGCTGACCTTCGCGACCTCGCATCCGGCCTCGGTGCAGGCCTTCTTCGCCTCGGCCAAGCGGCGCCAGCTGCGCATGATCACGGGGAAGGTGTTGCAGGACCGGCATTCACCGGACGGTGTACGCGACGACACTGAACGTAGCCTGACAGACACCGAGGCGCTGATCCGCCAATGGCACAACGTGGACCGGCTGGGCTACGCCATCACGCCGCGTTTCGCGCCCACCAGCACCGATGCCCAGCTGCGCGGCGCCGGCGAACTGGCCGCGAAGTACCCGGACACCTGGGTCCATTCGCACGTCGCCGAGAACAAGGACGAGGTGAAATGGGCACGCGAGCTGTTTCCCAGGGCGCGTTCCTACCTCGACGTCTATGCGGGCTTCGGCCTGATGCGCGAGCGCGCCGTCTACGCGCACTGCATCCACTTCGACGATGACGACCGCCGGCTGATGCGCGAGACGAAGACCGCCACGGCCGTCAGCCCGACCAGCAACCTGTTCCTCGGCAGCGGCTTCTTCGACTTCGAGGGCGCCGACCGCATCGGCTATCGCTATGGCCTGGCCAGCGACGTCGGCGGCGGCACGAGCTTCTGCCCCTTCGCGACCATGCTGGCCGCCTACTACGCGGGCCGCGAGGGCCAGACCAAGCCGGGCATCAGCATCCCGCCCTCGCAGCTCTGGTGGCGCCATACCGCCGGTGCGGCGCACGCGCTGGGGCTCGATGGCGTGGTCGGCAACCTGCAGCCGGGCTGCGAGGCGGATTTCATCGTCATCGACCCGAAGGCCACGCCGCTGCTCGCGCGCAAGACCTCGCTGGCGAACAGCCTCGAGGAACTGCTGTTCTCGATGATCGTGCTGGGGGACGACCGGCTGATCGAGCGCACCGTGATTTCCCAGGCCATCGACGCCTGA
- the ypfJ gene encoding KPN_02809 family neutral zinc metallopeptidase yields the protein MRWEGNEQSDNVEDRRDEGGGGGGGFGLPIGGRSVGIGTVVVALIAGWVFGINPLTVLGLLSGGSPAPQVQQQGPAHKPPANDEQAAFVSTILKNTEVVWSDIFQRSGETYTPTRLVLFRGATPTACGTGQSAMGPFYCPGDKKVYIDLGFYDTLKNQLGAPGVFAQAYVIAHEVGHHVQDELGITAKVDQARGRMSPTQANALSVRVELQADCFAGVWAQHSQESKHWLDPGDIEAAMNAAQKIGDDALQRAAGRAIVPDSFTHGTSAQRQRWFGAGYKNGSIQDCDTFGAKSL from the coding sequence ATGAGATGGGAAGGCAACGAGCAATCCGACAACGTCGAGGACCGCCGCGACGAAGGCGGCGGCGGCGGCGGCGGCTTCGGGCTGCCGATCGGCGGGCGCAGCGTCGGCATCGGCACCGTGGTGGTGGCGCTGATCGCGGGCTGGGTCTTCGGCATCAATCCGCTGACCGTGCTGGGGCTGCTGAGCGGCGGTTCGCCCGCGCCGCAGGTCCAGCAGCAGGGCCCGGCCCACAAGCCGCCGGCCAACGACGAGCAGGCGGCCTTCGTCTCCACCATCCTGAAGAACACCGAGGTGGTCTGGAGCGACATCTTCCAGCGCAGCGGCGAAACCTACACGCCGACGCGGCTGGTGCTGTTTCGCGGCGCCACGCCGACCGCCTGCGGCACCGGCCAGTCGGCGATGGGGCCGTTCTACTGCCCGGGCGACAAGAAGGTCTATATCGACCTCGGCTTCTACGACACCCTCAAGAACCAGCTCGGCGCGCCCGGCGTGTTCGCACAGGCCTACGTCATCGCGCACGAGGTCGGCCACCACGTGCAGGACGAACTGGGCATCACCGCCAAGGTCGACCAGGCGCGCGGGCGCATGAGCCCGACGCAGGCCAATGCGCTCAGCGTGCGGGTCGAACTGCAGGCCGACTGTTTTGCGGGTGTCTGGGCACAGCATTCGCAGGAATCCAAGCACTGGCTGGATCCCGGTGACATCGAGGCGGCCATGAACGCGGCGCAGAAGATCGGCGACGATGCATTGCAGCGCGCCGCCGGCCGTGCCATCGTGCCCGACAGCTTCACCCACGGCACGAGCGCGCAGCGCCAGCGTTGGTTCGGGGCCGGTTACAAGAATGGCAGCATCCAGGATTGCGACACGTTCGGCGCAAAAAGCTTGTAG
- a CDS encoding DEAD/DEAH box helicase, whose translation MTSSFSNLSLAEPLARAVAEMGYETMTPIQEQAIPVVLAGQDVMGAAQTGTGKTAAFSLPLLQRMLKHENSSTSPARHPVRALVLLPTRELADQVAQQVKLYAKYTQLRSTVVFGGIDMKPQTLELKKGVEVLVATPGRLLDHIEAKNAVLNQVEYVVLDEADRMLDIGFLPDLQRILSYLPKQRTTLLFSATFSPEIKRLAGSYLQNPVTVEVARPNETASTVEQHFYSVSDDDKRRALKQIIRQRSLTQAFVFVNSKLGCARLARSLEREGLKTTALHGDKSQDERLKALAAFKAGEVDLLVATDVAARGLDIKDVPAVFNFDIPFNAEDYVHRIGRTGRAGASGLAVSFASGGNDVRLVADIEKLLKTKIELEPIEFEEDRPRGRINDGRRHWRDEGEAGDARDVLDTLDRPRERAEARPLRGGSGGGRPHRAPSAPRDPFFEQPYEAPEREAEPAWEAAAKAAPARGISSNIKTKRKVAALFKTSEPS comes from the coding sequence ATGACAAGCTCCTTCTCCAATCTTTCCCTGGCCGAACCCCTGGCGCGCGCCGTTGCCGAAATGGGCTACGAGACCATGACGCCGATCCAGGAACAGGCCATTCCGGTGGTGCTGGCAGGCCAGGACGTGATGGGCGCGGCGCAGACCGGCACCGGCAAGACGGCCGCCTTCTCGCTGCCCTTGCTGCAGCGCATGCTCAAGCACGAGAACAGCTCCACCTCGCCCGCGCGCCATCCGGTGCGTGCGCTGGTGCTGCTGCCCACGCGCGAGCTGGCCGATCAGGTCGCGCAGCAGGTCAAGCTCTATGCCAAGTACACCCAGCTGCGCAGCACGGTGGTGTTCGGCGGCATCGACATGAAGCCGCAGACGCTTGAGCTCAAGAAGGGCGTCGAGGTGCTGGTCGCCACGCCGGGCCGGCTGCTGGACCACATCGAGGCCAAGAACGCGGTGCTCAACCAGGTCGAGTACGTGGTGCTCGACGAGGCCGACCGCATGCTCGACATCGGCTTCCTGCCCGACCTTCAGCGCATCCTCTCCTACCTGCCCAAGCAGCGCACCACATTGCTGTTCTCGGCCACCTTCTCGCCCGAGATCAAGCGCCTGGCCGGCAGCTACCTGCAGAACCCGGTCACCGTCGAGGTGGCGCGGCCGAACGAGACGGCCTCCACCGTCGAGCAGCATTTCTACAGCGTCAGCGACGACGACAAGCGCCGGGCATTGAAGCAGATCATTCGCCAGCGCAGCCTCACGCAGGCCTTCGTCTTCGTCAACAGCAAGCTCGGCTGCGCCCGGCTCGCGCGTTCGCTCGAACGCGAGGGCCTGAAGACCACCGCGCTGCACGGCGACAAGAGCCAGGACGAGCGGCTGAAGGCGCTCGCGGCCTTCAAGGCCGGCGAAGTCGACCTGCTGGTGGCCACCGACGTGGCCGCGCGCGGGCTCGACATCAAGGACGTGCCGGCGGTCTTCAACTTCGACATCCCGTTCAACGCCGAAGACTACGTGCACCGCATCGGCCGCACCGGCCGTGCCGGCGCATCGGGCCTGGCCGTGAGTTTCGCCAGCGGCGGCAACGACGTGCGGCTGGTGGCCGACATCGAGAAACTGCTCAAGACCAAGATCGAGCTCGAACCCATCGAGTTCGAGGAAGACCGCCCGCGCGGCCGCATCAACGATGGCCGCCGCCACTGGCGCGACGAAGGCGAGGCCGGCGATGCGCGCGACGTGCTCGACACGCTCGACCGCCCGCGCGAACGCGCCGAGGCCCGGCCGCTGCGTGGCGGTAGCGGTGGCGGCCGCCCGCACCGCGCGCCGAGCGCGCCGCGCGATCCTTTCTTCGAGCAGCCTTACGAAGCGCCCGAGCGCGAGGCCGAGCCGGCCTGGGAGGCCGCTGCCAAGGCCGCGCCGGCGCGGGGCATCTCGAGCAACATCAAGACCAAGCGCAAGGTCGCGGCGCTGTTCAAGACCAGCGAGCCGAGCTGA
- a CDS encoding symmetrical bis(5'-nucleosyl)-tetraphosphatase, translated as MALYLIGDVQGCDEALQRLLDELAFSPSRDTLIVLGDLVNRGPASAEVLRRMQRYGAAAQSLLGNHDLHLLGIAHGARKAGRKDTLQGVLDAPDSEAMLDWLRHQPMALHRTLDGGELLMVHAGVLPQWGVADTLSFAAEVESVLRGPALEDFLQTMYGNEPAQWDDALTGSMRLRVIVNALTRLRFCTAEGVMEFESKDGAGTAPNGFMPWFDVPGRASAAATIAFGHWSTLGWVSRPDLISTDTGCVWGGCLSAVRIGATPLARELIQVKCPEAQKPG; from the coding sequence ATGGCACTTTACTTGATCGGTGACGTGCAGGGCTGCGACGAAGCGTTGCAACGCCTGCTCGACGAACTCGCTTTCTCCCCGAGCCGGGACACGCTGATCGTGCTCGGCGACCTGGTCAACCGGGGTCCGGCATCGGCCGAGGTGCTGCGGCGCATGCAGCGCTATGGCGCGGCCGCACAGAGCCTGCTGGGCAACCACGATCTGCACCTGCTCGGCATCGCCCACGGCGCGCGCAAGGCCGGCCGCAAGGACACGCTGCAGGGCGTGCTGGATGCGCCCGACAGCGAGGCGATGCTCGACTGGCTGCGCCACCAGCCCATGGCGCTGCACCGGACGCTGGACGGCGGCGAGCTGCTGATGGTGCATGCCGGCGTGCTGCCGCAGTGGGGCGTGGCCGATACGCTGTCATTTGCGGCCGAGGTCGAATCGGTGCTGCGGGGCCCGGCGCTGGAGGATTTCCTTCAGACGATGTATGGCAACGAGCCCGCGCAGTGGGACGATGCACTCACGGGCAGCATGCGCCTGCGCGTGATCGTCAACGCACTCACGCGGCTGCGCTTCTGCACGGCCGAAGGCGTGATGGAGTTCGAGAGCAAGGACGGCGCAGGCACCGCGCCCAACGGCTTCATGCCCTGGTTCGACGTGCCCGGACGCGCGAGCGCCGCGGCCACGATCGCCTTCGGCCACTGGTCGACGCTGGGCTGGGTTTCGCGGCCCGACCTGATCTCGACCGATACCGGCTGCGTCTGGGGCGGCTGCCTGAGCGCGGTGCGCATCGGCGCGACGCCGCTGGCGCGCGAGCTGATTCAGGTGAAGTGCCCGGAGGCGCAGAAGCCGGGTTGA